In Carnobacterium sp. CP1, the following are encoded in one genomic region:
- a CDS encoding GTP pyrophosphokinase: protein MEENQSWDEFLVPYQQAVEELKIKLKGIRKQFRKENLHTPIEFVTGRVKPVDSILAKAELRNIPLKHLETDMQDIAGLRIMCQFVEDIHEVVRLLRNRNDIKIIEERDYITNKKESGYRSYHVVFEYPVQVIEGEKIILAEVQIRTLSMNFWATIEHSLNYKYNGEFPEDIKLRLKRAAEAVFQLDEEMSQIREEIQEAQHMFSYSKRSSTEETENKKQP, encoded by the coding sequence AAATTAAAAGGAATCCGAAAACAATTTAGAAAAGAAAATTTGCACACGCCAATTGAATTCGTTACAGGAAGGGTCAAACCTGTCGACAGTATTCTAGCAAAAGCTGAATTGCGCAATATCCCTTTGAAACATTTAGAAACGGATATGCAAGATATTGCCGGTTTGCGAATCATGTGTCAATTCGTAGAAGATATTCATGAAGTAGTGCGGTTATTAAGAAACCGAAACGATATAAAGATCATTGAAGAACGAGATTATATCACCAATAAAAAAGAAAGTGGTTACCGTTCGTATCATGTTGTTTTTGAATATCCGGTACAAGTAATCGAAGGAGAAAAAATTATTTTAGCAGAAGTGCAGATCAGAACGCTTTCGATGAACTTTTGGGCGACGATAGAGCATTCATTAAATTACAAATACAATGGCGAATTTCCTGAAGATATCAAACTTCGATTGAAGAGAGCAGCTGAAGCAGTATTTCAATTAGATGAAGAAATGTCTCAAATTCGTGAAGAGATTCAAGAAGCGCAACATATGTTTTCATATAGTAAAAGAAGCAGTACAGAAGAAACGGAAAACAAAAAGCAACCATAG